In Mastacembelus armatus chromosome 5, fMasArm1.2, whole genome shotgun sequence, a single genomic region encodes these proteins:
- the aurka gene encoding aurora kinase A yields the protein MDSSARLTKDVRLQKPDGKLKGAGPQRIPVSQQPQMRQKGEVTPVQHQRVLTVSNGPQRIKRPLTTEKPASHVSVVKSTQPSDQNVNPASKHVNPAPWPKPGCQQNQSKSNVPRVNLESAKPPESARPEKQQHKPTKNESANTSASKKRWSLEDFDIGRPLGKGKFGNVYLARERQTKFILALKVLFKKQLEKAGVEHQLRREVEIQSHLRHPNILRLYGYFHDASRVYLILEFAPGGELFSELQRCGRFPEDRSATYIMELADALNYCHSKKVIHRDIKPENLLLGAGGELKIADFGWSVHTPSSRRSTLCGTLDYLPPEMIEGKTHDEKVDLWSLGVLCYEFLVGKPPFEAKTHEETYRRISRVEYSYPAQSNISADAKDLVAKLLKHNPMHRLPIQGVLCHPWVVECSTKKPTILNTEEPSQ from the exons ATGGACTCTTCTGCCAGATTGACGAAGGATGTACGACTTCAAAAGCCTGACGGAAAG TTGAAAGGTGCTGGGCCACAACGGATTCCTGTGTCACAGCAGCCACAAATGCGTCAGAAGGGTGAAGTTACACCAGTTCAGCATCAGCGGGTCCTAACTGTGTCAAATGGACCTCAGCGCATTAAGCGGCCTTTAACCACTGAGAAACCTGCAtctcatgtttctgttgttaaGTCCACACAACCGTCTGATCAGAATGTGAACCCTGCTTCTAAACATGTGAATCCTGCACCATGGCCCAAACCTGGTTGCCAGCAAAACCAGTCAAAGTCGAATGTTCCCAGGGTGAACCTGGAATCGGCCAAACCACCAGAATCAGCCAGGCCTGAGAAGCAACAGC ACAAACCTACCAAGAATGAGTCTGCAAACACCTCTGCATCAAA GAAGCGGTGGAGCCTAGAAGATTTTGACATTGGCCGTCCTTTAGGAAAAGGTAAATTTGGCAATGTCTACCTggccagagagagacaaaccAAGTTCATCCTGGCCCTGAAGGTGCTCTTCAAGAAGCAGCTGGAAAAGGCTGGTGTGGAACACCAGCTAAGGAGAGAAGTAGAAATCCAGTCTCACCTCAG GCATCCTAATATCCTTCGCCTTTATGGATACTTCCATGATGCATCTCGTGTGTATCTCATCCTTGAGTTTGCACCAGGGGGAGAACTGTTCAGTGAGCTGCAGCGCTGTGGACGTTTTCCTGAGGATAGAAGTGCCACA TACATCATGGAGCTGGCAGATGCCCTGAACTATTGCCACTCTAAGAAGGTGATCCACAGAGACATCAAACCAGAGAATCTATTACTGGGGGCCGGCGGAGAACTGAAGATAGCAGACTTTGGCTGGTCTGTTCATACACCCTCTTCTAG GAGGTCCACACTGTGTGGAACACTGGACTACTTGCCTCCAGAGATGATTGAGGGAAAAACTCATGATGAAAAGGTGGATCTGTGGAGCCTGGGTGTGCTTTGCTATGAGTTCTTAGTTGGAAAACCCCCCTTTGAAGCAAAAACTCACGAGGAGACCTACCGTAGGATATCAAGG gtGGAGTATAGTTACCCTGCACAGAGCAATATCAGTGCTGATGCAAAGGACCTGGTTGCCAAGCTGTTGAAGCACAACCCTATGCACCGACTGCCCATCCAGGGAGTCCTGTGCCACCCATGGGTGGTCGAGTGCTCCACCAAGAAACCTACAATACTGAACACTGAAGAACCCAGCCAATGA
- the slc32a1 gene encoding vesicular inhibitory amino acid transporter encodes MATLIRSKISNKLSNAATAVSNKSQAKVSGMFARMGFQAATDDEALGFAACDDLDYDHRQGMQMDILTSDEMGGEGSGDGGVLEGDSHYQRDGTGPPHSASKDGGPTNELTEVKPKITAWEAGWNVTNAIQGMFVLGLPYAILHGGYLGLFLIIFAAVVCCYTGKILISCLYEEDEDGQLVRVRDSYVDIANACCAPRFPSLGGHIVNVAQIIELVMTCILYVVVSGNLMYNSFPNMPISQKSWAIIATAALLPCAFLKNLKAVSKFSLLCTLAHFVINILVIAYCLSRARDWAWDKVKFYIDVKKFPISIGIIVFSYTSQIFLPSLEGNMQKPSEFHCMMNWTHIAACILKGLFALVAYLTWADETKEVITDNLPPTIRAVVNIFLVAKALLSYPLPFFAAVEVLEKTFFQDGGRAYFPDCYGGDGRLKSWGLTLRCSLVVFTLLMAIYVPHFALLMGLTGSLTGAGLCFLLPSLFHLKLLWRKLLWHQVFFDVAIFVIGGICSISGFIHSMEGLIEAFKYNIED; translated from the exons ATGGCGACATTAATCAGAAGCAAGATTTCTAATAAACTGTCAAATGCAGCCACGGCTGTATCAAACAAATCCCAGGCGAAGGTGAGCGGGATGTTCGCCAGGATGGGGTTCCAGGCCGCCACCGACGACGAGGCTCTGGGCTTCGCCGCCTGCGATGACCTGGACTACGACCACCGGCAAGGTATGCAGATGGACATTTTGACATCGGATGAGATGGGAGGAGAAGGGAGCGGGGACGGTGGTGTCCTGGAAGGGGACAGTCACTACCAGAGGGACGGCACCGGTCCGCCGCACTCAGCCTCAAAGGACGGAGGTCCGACGAACGAGTTGACTGAAGTCAAACCAAAAATCACAGCTTGGGAGGCGGGTTGGAACGTCACGAATGCAATCCAG GGGATGTTTGTTCTTGGGTTGCCCTATGCCATCCTGCACGGAGGATACCTCGGACTCTTTCTCATTATTTTCGCCGCCGTAGTGTGCTGTTACACAGGGAAAATCCTCATTTCCTGCCTGTACGAGGAGGACGAAGACGGGCAGCTGGTCCGTGTGAGGGACTCCTACGTGGACATTGCCAACGCCTGCTGCGCGCCCAGATTCCCGTCTTTAGGTGGCCATATTGTGAATGTAGCCCAAATCATAGAGTTAGTGATGACCTGCATCCTGTATGTGGTGGTCAGTGGTAATCTCATGTACAACAGCTTTCCAAACATGCCAATTTCCCAGAAGTCCTGGGCCATCATCGCCACCGCCGCTCTTCTCCCCTGCGCCTTCCTAAAGAACCTGAAAGCCGTGTCAAAGTTCAGCTTGCTGTGCACGCTGGCCCACTTTGTCATCAACATCCTGGTCATAGCTTACTGCCTCTCCAGAGCGAGGGACTGGGCCTGGGACAAAGTCAAGTTTTACATCGATGTCAAGAAGTTCCCCATCTCCATTGGGATTATCGTGTTCAGCTACACTTCGCAGATCTTCCTGCCGTCTCTGGAGGGGAACATGCAAAAACCGAGCGAGTTCCACTGCATGATGAACTGGACTCACATCGCTGCCTGCATCCTTAAGGGCCTGTTTGCCCTGGTGGCCTACTTGACCTGGGCTGACGAAACCAAGGAGGTCATCACAGACAACCTGCCGCCAACCATCCGAGCTGTCGTCAACATCTTTCTAGTGGCCAAAGCTTTGCTGTCATATCCGCTGCCATTTTTCGCTGCTGTCGAGGTAttagagaaaacatttttccagGATGGGGGACGTGCGTACTTTCCGGATTGCTACGGAGGAGATGGACGTCTAAAATCCTGGGGACTCACTCTCCGATGTAGCCTTGTTGTGTTCACCTTGCTCATGGCGATCTATGTGCCACATTTCGCCCTCCTCATGGGTCTCACTGGCAGCTTGACAGGTGCAGGCCTGTGCTTTCTACTTCCCAGTCTCTTCCACCTCAAGCTTTTATGGAGAAAGCTGCTATGGCACCAGGTTTTCTTTGATGTCGCCATCTTCGTAATAGGAGGTATATGCAGCATATCTGGTTTTATCCACTCAATGGAGGGGCTCATAGAGGCTTTCAAATATAACATAGAAGATTAG